Proteins co-encoded in one Chloroflexota bacterium genomic window:
- a CDS encoding ABC transporter substrate-binding protein encodes MTLAVLNTVPTMAPLGKASSWRSFSELHSAALFSSADHSRRPVPRLTERVPSLENGDIVIEADGKMRVRYVLRGDVTWQDGVAFTADDLAFTFQVSSDPGIPFGLKNFIRLIDSVEAPDDRTFQITFAAPYYKADRLGLESYWPLPRHILGPAFDAYLSSHDADALMNLPYWTSEYVNLGPFAVATFDPADTITLRAYDGYFLGRPKLDTIYLKVFSDTNSLYANILAGQVDMFLEDTVSTNQGFELADRWRQSGEGAVYVQPGASRYLSPQLRPGVQIEPTALDPVIRGALYMAIDREALSEALQGGHRELAAYEMLPPGDPLYPAVKDALRVYGYDPQRARSVLAENGWTAAADGRVRAPDGRTFRAPLWGTGGRDRDQETAAIADTWRRIGLETEEVVIPATQVRNPEYRSNFPGWEVSSAGHGDEILQQIEGPAASAETRWTGNRRGYQDPRTDELIHRYRASVSTDEQVRAMKAISDIVVDQLPFLMLYFTPYQVGVSSRVVALDDFDGAGDFSMDFGTYTRNAHLWQPR; translated from the coding sequence ATGACGCTCGCGGTCCTGAACACCGTGCCCACTATGGCGCCCCTCGGGAAAGCCTCCTCCTGGCGGAGCTTCTCCGAGTTGCACTCGGCCGCGCTGTTCAGCTCAGCGGACCACTCGCGTCGCCCGGTGCCGCGGCTGACGGAGCGCGTTCCATCCCTCGAGAACGGCGACATCGTGATCGAGGCCGACGGGAAAATGCGCGTCAGATACGTGCTTCGCGGCGATGTGACCTGGCAGGATGGTGTAGCGTTCACCGCCGACGACCTCGCCTTCACGTTTCAGGTCAGCAGTGACCCCGGGATTCCCTTCGGTCTGAAGAACTTCATTCGATTGATCGACAGCGTCGAGGCGCCGGACGATCGGACCTTCCAAATCACCTTCGCGGCGCCATACTACAAAGCCGATCGCCTGGGCCTCGAATCCTACTGGCCACTCCCTCGCCACATCCTCGGCCCTGCCTTTGACGCGTACCTGAGCAGCCACGATGCGGACGCCCTCATGAACCTGCCGTACTGGACATCGGAGTACGTCAACCTCGGCCCGTTCGCAGTAGCTACCTTCGATCCAGCCGACACGATTACCCTCCGCGCCTACGACGGGTACTTCCTGGGACGACCCAAGCTGGACACGATCTACCTCAAAGTATTCAGCGACACGAATTCGCTGTACGCCAACATCCTCGCGGGTCAGGTAGACATGTTTCTGGAGGACACCGTCAGCACAAATCAAGGGTTCGAGCTGGCGGATCGCTGGCGGCAGAGCGGCGAGGGCGCGGTGTACGTGCAGCCCGGCGCGTCCCGATACCTCTCTCCTCAGCTTCGCCCGGGCGTACAGATCGAGCCGACTGCGCTCGATCCAGTGATCCGTGGCGCCCTGTACATGGCCATCGATCGTGAGGCGCTTTCGGAGGCGCTGCAGGGCGGCCACCGCGAGTTGGCCGCCTATGAGATGCTGCCACCTGGCGATCCCCTCTACCCTGCTGTGAAAGACGCGCTGCGCGTGTACGGCTACGATCCGCAGCGTGCTCGATCGGTCCTTGCGGAGAACGGCTGGACCGCGGCCGCGGATGGACGCGTACGGGCGCCGGATGGCCGAACATTTCGCGCGCCCCTGTGGGGCACCGGCGGGCGGGACCGCGATCAGGAGACGGCCGCGATCGCCGATACCTGGCGGCGGATCGGTCTGGAAACGGAAGAGGTGGTGATTCCCGCCACGCAGGTGCGCAATCCGGAGTATCGGTCCAACTTCCCCGGCTGGGAGGTCAGCTCAGCCGGCCATGGTGACGAGATCCTTCAGCAGATCGAGGGACCGGCCGCGAGCGCGGAGACGCGATGGACCGGGAACCGGCGGGGCTACCAGGACCCGCGAACGGACGAGTTGATCCACAGGTATCGGGCGAGTGTGTCGACCGACGAGCAGGTCCGAGCGATGAAAGCGATCAGCGACATCGTCGTCGATCAGCTCCCGTTCCTCATGCTTTACTTCACCCCGTATCAGGTCGGTGTCTCCAGCCGCGTTGTGGCGCTCGACGACTTCGACGGCGCCGGCGACTTCAGCATGGACTTCGGGACGTATACCCGCAACGCCCATCTGTGGCAGCCTCGCTGA
- a CDS encoding TAXI family TRAP transporter solute-binding subunit, giving the protein MRERPRYVPPVVTRSRLVLEMAYELVGERNWDARQARIMLRVQGSKNPWTVTLDGSDTPSSIDLVARGEAQIAIINPANPLGVALRGNGPFREPIPVRVITVIPSLDQLAFAVHERTGIRSLAELRQRKYPLKISMRSQAEHSTYFIAGEALNALGFSLADIVSWGGSMHYHPYPPDVDAVVRGDVDAIFDEAVDEWADRAIEAGMRFLSLDEAHLQQMEAMGFRRARIKKSVHPGLSRDVDTLDFSGWPIFTHANAPDDLVRACCAALEASKERIPWQGVGPLPLERMCLDTEDAPLTAPLHPAAERFWRERGYIT; this is encoded by the coding sequence GTGCGCGAGAGACCTCGCTACGTCCCGCCGGTGGTCACGCGCTCGCGGCTGGTGCTGGAGATGGCTTACGAGCTGGTCGGGGAGCGCAACTGGGACGCGCGTCAAGCTCGCATCATGCTGCGGGTGCAGGGCAGCAAGAACCCCTGGACCGTGACGCTGGACGGCAGCGACACGCCGTCCAGCATCGACTTGGTCGCGCGGGGTGAGGCGCAGATCGCCATCATCAATCCAGCCAATCCGCTCGGGGTGGCGCTTCGGGGCAACGGACCGTTCCGGGAGCCGATTCCCGTCCGGGTCATCACGGTCATTCCATCCCTGGATCAACTCGCCTTCGCAGTCCACGAGCGCACCGGAATCCGCTCCCTCGCGGAGCTGCGCCAGCGAAAGTACCCGCTGAAGATCTCCATGCGGTCCCAAGCCGAGCACTCGACGTATTTCATTGCCGGCGAGGCGCTGAATGCGCTGGGCTTCTCACTGGCCGACATCGTCTCCTGGGGCGGGAGTATGCACTACCATCCGTACCCGCCCGACGTGGACGCCGTGGTCCGAGGCGACGTCGACGCGATCTTCGACGAGGCCGTCGACGAGTGGGCGGATCGCGCCATCGAGGCGGGCATGCGCTTCCTGAGCCTCGACGAGGCCCACCTCCAGCAGATGGAGGCGATGGGATTCCGTCGGGCCCGCATCAAGAAGTCCGTCCATCCGGGCCTCTCGCGCGATGTCGACACCCTCGACTTCAGCGGATGGCCCATATTCACCCACGCGAACGCGCCGGACGATCTGGTCCGCGCGTGCTGCGCGGCGCTAGAAGCCTCCAAAGAGCGGATTCCGTGGCAGGGCGTCGGCCCGCTGCCCCTCGAGCGGATGTGCTTGGACACCGAGGACGCGCCCCTCACGGCGCCGCTTCATCCGGCTGCCGAGCGCTTCTGGCGGGAGCGCGGCTACATCACCTAG